A window of the Trichoplusia ni isolate ovarian cell line Hi5 chromosome 4, tn1, whole genome shotgun sequence genome harbors these coding sequences:
- the LOC113492489 gene encoding phosphofurin acidic cluster sorting protein 1 isoform X2, which produces MTEKNKSEKMTNASKPVPMKLFAAWEVDRTPSNCIPRLCTLRITRLRVCGALGEAGGGAAGGAGAGAVILAARMHSSKRTLRSNDIAVPPLDVELDLCFSLQYPHFVKRDGNRLQIMLQRRKKYKNRTILGYKTLAEGVIRMDQVLQRSMDMELELTGVGGKVGAAAGQPVAKLTITGLASTPVDHDTKNNNTLLITERGYSDEEEEGEFSSVEEADDMTYGAPARRRAHRQLAFNKTDLSYTKQRNLKQKFAALLRRFRVPEEMSERGAARDTHHAQHDIDELFQELESLSCGEGEDSGPDQMDTISIGSTPKPSLRPFFSSSRSLANQDHHRHSNGGACAVVRHASVASGAELSALRERHVSTLPLTESEVIRSSAGDERASDGNSDGDATIDAPVSGASVSSSPPNETKDDKRSRLFRSATSGSNLTPGGGVTRKKNSLVVGADRPLSVHELPAQSPTTLESRRTWAEQVSRLLGEEAVGPECVGVCAGGAGGAGAAAAALHALGAPALLAPSAAPDPRPLLHALYSRAKQSSRRSNIRVAICGGDAAASAALRAHAELAARRPHDAPSVRFYIIPIGPSVIARHLSASDGAYASLFTSDSWANICERAADGSVPDASEMTSRIGRYLNSIGPVNNVPIGEAMVAYRDKAGDEDSSQTFVPFIAEVRVGCSEGGVSSVELDEGGSPPARASPPATPAPHALSGMHVPDLSAAPLPLLARTEPLELQLDYWLVPGRQTDGTDSKVTVKASFRALHVTRQNAHLCITYLTKEKKQKIMRLGKKKEKTGEAEVGRAQTVDGVARLICSAKSSHNVPLKVYIDGTELNGVKFFQLSTQWQTHVKTFPVATCGAPLAPPET; this is translated from the exons GTTATGCACACTCCGGATAACTCGGCTCCGCGTGTGCGGCGCCCTGggcgaggcgggcggcggcgcggccggcggcgcgggcgcaggcgccGTCATCCTAGCGGCGCGCATGCACAGCTCCAAGCGAACGCTGCGGTCTAATGACATCGCTGTCCCACCCCTCGATGTCGAACTAGACCTCTGCTTTTCGCTACAGTACCCGCACTTTGTTAAAAGGGATGGTAACAG ATTACAAATCATGCTACAGCGGCGAAAGAAATACAAGAACCGCACCATCCTGGGGTACAAGACACTGGCTGAGGGCGTCATCAGAATGGACCAG GTGCTTCAACGCTCAATGGACATGGAGTTGGAGCTAACAGGTGTGGGCGGGAAGGTCGGGGCTGCGGCCGGCCAGCCCGTCGCCAAGCTCACCATCACAGGCCTGGCCTCGACACCAGTCGACCACGACactaaaaacaacaatactTTACTCATTACTG AACGCGGCTACTCAGACGAGGAAGAAGAAGGTGAATTCAGTTCTGTGGAGGAAGCTGACGACATGACGTACGGTGCGCCCGCCAGGCGGCGCGCGCATCGCCAGCTCGCCTTCAACAAGACAGACCTCTCTTATACCAAG CAACGCAACTTGAAGCAGAAGTTCGCAGCGCTGTTGCGGAGGTTCCGAGTGCCTGAAGAGATGTcggagcgcggcgcggcgcgagACACGCATCACGCGCAGCACGATATCGATGAATTGTTCCAG GAATTAGAGTCTTTATCATGCGGCGAAGGTGAAGATTCAGGGCCAGACCAGATGGATACCATCAGCATTGGGTCCACCCCCAAGCCCTCGCTCAGGCCGTTCTTCAGCAGCTCCCGAAGCCTCGCCAACCAGGACCACCACAGGCATTCCAACG GCGGCGCATGCGCGGTGGTCCGGCACGCGAGCGTGGCCAGCGGCGCCGAGCTCAGCGCGCTGCGGGAGCGACACGTCAGCACGCTGCCGCTCACAG AATCCGAAGTGATCCGAAGTTCGGCGGGTGACGAGAGAGCAAGCGACGGCAACAGCGATGGCGACGCGACTATCGATGCGCCCGTGTCCGGCGCCTCTGTATCTAGCTCGCCACCTAATGAGACCAAG GACGACAAGCGGTCCCGGCTGTTCCGCAGCGCGACGAGCGGCAGTAACCTGACTCCCGGCGGCGGCGTCACGCGCAAGAAGAACTCGCTCGTGGTCGGCGCCGACCGGCCGCTGTCCGTGCACGAGCTGCCCGCGCAGAGCCCCACCACGCTAGAG TCTCGACGCACATGGGCGGAGCAGGTATCGCGCCTGCTGGGCGAGGAGGCCGTGGGCCCCGAGTGCGTGGGCGtgtgcgcgggcggcgcgggcggcgcgggcgcggccgcggcGGCGCTGCACGCGCTGGGCGCGCCCGCGCTGCTGGCGCCCTCTGCCGCGCCGGACCCCAGGCCGCTGCTGCATGCGCTGTACTCCAGAGCTAAGCA GAGTTCCCGTCGCTCCAACATCCGCGTGGCGATCTGCGGCGGAGACGCTGCCGCCAGCGCCGCGCTGCGGGCTCACGCGGAACTAGCCGCGCGACGACCACACGACGCGCCTTCCGTGCGGTTCTACATCATACCTATTG GTCCCAGCGTAATAGCGCGGCACCTATCAGCGTCGGACGGCGCGTACGCCTCGTTGTTCACGAGTGACTCGTGGGCGAACATCTGCGAGCGCGCCGCCGACGGATCCGTGCCCGATGCCTCCGAGATGACGTCACGGATCGGCAG GTATTTAAACAGCATCGGTCCCGTGAACAACGTGCCGATCGGCGAAGCCATGGTCGCGTACAGAGACAAGGCCGGCGACGAGGATTCTAGTCAGACGTTTGTGCCCTTCATAGCG GAGGTGCGTGTAGGCTGCAGCGAGGGCGGCGTGTCATCAGTAGAGCTGGACGAGGGCGGGTCCCCTCCCGCGCGGGCCTCGCCCCCGGCCAcgcccgcgccgcacgcgcTTTCGGGCATGCACGTGCCCGACCTGTCCGCCGCGCCGCTGCCGCTGCTGGCACGCACCGAGCCACTAGAACTGCAGCTCGATTACTGGCTG GTACCAGGCCGGCAGACAGACGGCACGGACAGCAAGGTGACGGTGAAGGCGTCGTTCCGCGCGTTACACGTCACGCGACAGAACGCGCATCTGTGTATCACTTACCTCACTAAGGAGAAGAAGCAAAAGA TAATGCGGTTAGGCAAAAAGAAAGAGAAGACAGGTGAAGCTGAAGTCGGTCGCGCGCAGACTGTGGATGGGGTCGCGCGACTTATATGCTCCGCAAAGAGTTCGCACAACGTGCCGCTCAAAg tatACATTGACGGCACAGAACTGAACGGCGTGAAGTTCTTCCAGCTGTCGACGCAGTGGCAGACGCACGTCAAGACGTTCCCGGTGGCCACCTGCGGCGCGCCGCTGGCCCCGCCCGAGACCTAA
- the LOC113492489 gene encoding phosphofurin acidic cluster sorting protein 1 isoform X1 has protein sequence MTEKNKSEKMTNASKPVPMKLFAAWEVDRTPSNCIPRLCTLRITRLRVCGALGEAGGGAAGGAGAGAVILAARMHSSKRTLRSNDIAVPPLDVELDLCFSLQYPHFVKRDGNRLQIMLQRRKKYKNRTILGYKTLAEGVIRMDQVLQRSMDMELELTGVGGKVGAAAGQPVAKLTITGLASTPVDHDTKNNNTLLITERGYSDEEEEGEFSSVEEADDMTYGAPARRRAHRQLAFNKTDLSYTKLSRSRDLSFMERERKRQSYIHSKANDRDSDSELENAAAKRKGSRGKLAQRNLKQKFAALLRRFRVPEEMSERGAARDTHHAQHDIDELFQELESLSCGEGEDSGPDQMDTISIGSTPKPSLRPFFSSSRSLANQDHHRHSNGGACAVVRHASVASGAELSALRERHVSTLPLTESEVIRSSAGDERASDGNSDGDATIDAPVSGASVSSSPPNETKDDKRSRLFRSATSGSNLTPGGGVTRKKNSLVVGADRPLSVHELPAQSPTTLESRRTWAEQVSRLLGEEAVGPECVGVCAGGAGGAGAAAAALHALGAPALLAPSAAPDPRPLLHALYSRAKQSSRRSNIRVAICGGDAAASAALRAHAELAARRPHDAPSVRFYIIPIGPSVIARHLSASDGAYASLFTSDSWANICERAADGSVPDASEMTSRIGRYLNSIGPVNNVPIGEAMVAYRDKAGDEDSSQTFVPFIAEVRVGCSEGGVSSVELDEGGSPPARASPPATPAPHALSGMHVPDLSAAPLPLLARTEPLELQLDYWLVPGRQTDGTDSKVTVKASFRALHVTRQNAHLCITYLTKEKKQKIMRLGKKKEKTGEAEVGRAQTVDGVARLICSAKSSHNVPLKVYIDGTELNGVKFFQLSTQWQTHVKTFPVATCGAPLAPPET, from the exons GTTATGCACACTCCGGATAACTCGGCTCCGCGTGTGCGGCGCCCTGggcgaggcgggcggcggcgcggccggcggcgcgggcgcaggcgccGTCATCCTAGCGGCGCGCATGCACAGCTCCAAGCGAACGCTGCGGTCTAATGACATCGCTGTCCCACCCCTCGATGTCGAACTAGACCTCTGCTTTTCGCTACAGTACCCGCACTTTGTTAAAAGGGATGGTAACAG ATTACAAATCATGCTACAGCGGCGAAAGAAATACAAGAACCGCACCATCCTGGGGTACAAGACACTGGCTGAGGGCGTCATCAGAATGGACCAG GTGCTTCAACGCTCAATGGACATGGAGTTGGAGCTAACAGGTGTGGGCGGGAAGGTCGGGGCTGCGGCCGGCCAGCCCGTCGCCAAGCTCACCATCACAGGCCTGGCCTCGACACCAGTCGACCACGACactaaaaacaacaatactTTACTCATTACTG AACGCGGCTACTCAGACGAGGAAGAAGAAGGTGAATTCAGTTCTGTGGAGGAAGCTGACGACATGACGTACGGTGCGCCCGCCAGGCGGCGCGCGCATCGCCAGCTCGCCTTCAACAAGACAGACCTCTCTTATACCAAG TTGTCCCGTTCTCGCGACTTGAGCTTCATGGAGCGCGAGCGAAAGAGACAGAGCTATATACACTCTAAGGCGAACGACAGGGACAGCGACAGTGAGCTAGAAAACGCGGCCGCAAAGCGCAAGGGCAGCCGCGGGAAGCTTGCG CAACGCAACTTGAAGCAGAAGTTCGCAGCGCTGTTGCGGAGGTTCCGAGTGCCTGAAGAGATGTcggagcgcggcgcggcgcgagACACGCATCACGCGCAGCACGATATCGATGAATTGTTCCAG GAATTAGAGTCTTTATCATGCGGCGAAGGTGAAGATTCAGGGCCAGACCAGATGGATACCATCAGCATTGGGTCCACCCCCAAGCCCTCGCTCAGGCCGTTCTTCAGCAGCTCCCGAAGCCTCGCCAACCAGGACCACCACAGGCATTCCAACG GCGGCGCATGCGCGGTGGTCCGGCACGCGAGCGTGGCCAGCGGCGCCGAGCTCAGCGCGCTGCGGGAGCGACACGTCAGCACGCTGCCGCTCACAG AATCCGAAGTGATCCGAAGTTCGGCGGGTGACGAGAGAGCAAGCGACGGCAACAGCGATGGCGACGCGACTATCGATGCGCCCGTGTCCGGCGCCTCTGTATCTAGCTCGCCACCTAATGAGACCAAG GACGACAAGCGGTCCCGGCTGTTCCGCAGCGCGACGAGCGGCAGTAACCTGACTCCCGGCGGCGGCGTCACGCGCAAGAAGAACTCGCTCGTGGTCGGCGCCGACCGGCCGCTGTCCGTGCACGAGCTGCCCGCGCAGAGCCCCACCACGCTAGAG TCTCGACGCACATGGGCGGAGCAGGTATCGCGCCTGCTGGGCGAGGAGGCCGTGGGCCCCGAGTGCGTGGGCGtgtgcgcgggcggcgcgggcggcgcgggcgcggccgcggcGGCGCTGCACGCGCTGGGCGCGCCCGCGCTGCTGGCGCCCTCTGCCGCGCCGGACCCCAGGCCGCTGCTGCATGCGCTGTACTCCAGAGCTAAGCA GAGTTCCCGTCGCTCCAACATCCGCGTGGCGATCTGCGGCGGAGACGCTGCCGCCAGCGCCGCGCTGCGGGCTCACGCGGAACTAGCCGCGCGACGACCACACGACGCGCCTTCCGTGCGGTTCTACATCATACCTATTG GTCCCAGCGTAATAGCGCGGCACCTATCAGCGTCGGACGGCGCGTACGCCTCGTTGTTCACGAGTGACTCGTGGGCGAACATCTGCGAGCGCGCCGCCGACGGATCCGTGCCCGATGCCTCCGAGATGACGTCACGGATCGGCAG GTATTTAAACAGCATCGGTCCCGTGAACAACGTGCCGATCGGCGAAGCCATGGTCGCGTACAGAGACAAGGCCGGCGACGAGGATTCTAGTCAGACGTTTGTGCCCTTCATAGCG GAGGTGCGTGTAGGCTGCAGCGAGGGCGGCGTGTCATCAGTAGAGCTGGACGAGGGCGGGTCCCCTCCCGCGCGGGCCTCGCCCCCGGCCAcgcccgcgccgcacgcgcTTTCGGGCATGCACGTGCCCGACCTGTCCGCCGCGCCGCTGCCGCTGCTGGCACGCACCGAGCCACTAGAACTGCAGCTCGATTACTGGCTG GTACCAGGCCGGCAGACAGACGGCACGGACAGCAAGGTGACGGTGAAGGCGTCGTTCCGCGCGTTACACGTCACGCGACAGAACGCGCATCTGTGTATCACTTACCTCACTAAGGAGAAGAAGCAAAAGA TAATGCGGTTAGGCAAAAAGAAAGAGAAGACAGGTGAAGCTGAAGTCGGTCGCGCGCAGACTGTGGATGGGGTCGCGCGACTTATATGCTCCGCAAAGAGTTCGCACAACGTGCCGCTCAAAg tatACATTGACGGCACAGAACTGAACGGCGTGAAGTTCTTCCAGCTGTCGACGCAGTGGCAGACGCACGTCAAGACGTTCCCGGTGGCCACCTGCGGCGCGCCGCTGGCCCCGCCCGAGACCTAA
- the LOC113492495 gene encoding UPF0692 protein CG33108 has product MCSIPPPPPPLPALPEVDPPPKALSTNRVMDELGDACAWALEHRELREACIKSRICQNSPPYTYKYKYFESISQIGPTCGLVALSMLVNGAVKPDELLNIAKFKGYTSNGEMFSCKQMVKLAEEVFSLLDIENVRCQLQCGNLFSPETIQRLNNGAVLLVPYDADANHSPCLRNGHTAHWTLVCGVIIPEDPGEKYDMDMENVFVLCKHGKSKYLAVWDLRDLTLSNRNLFEFSPKKGADGLVYILPEEGIGGKDGLRDQFLIFEGF; this is encoded by the exons ATGTGCTCAATACCACCGCCTCCTCCGCCGCTACCGGCTCTGCCCGAAGTTGATCCCCCACCGAAGGCCCTATCCACCAATCGTGTGATGGACGAATTAGGCGATGCCTGTGCTTGGGCCTTAGAACATCGTGAACTTAGAGAAGCTTGTATCAAATCCAGAATATGTCAGAATAGTCCACcttatacatacaaatataaatactttgaatCTATATCACAAATTGGTCCAACTTGTGGACTGGTTGCGCTATCCATGTTAGTAAACGGAGCAGTGAAACCAGATGAATTGCTGAATATTGCAAAGTTTAAAGGTTATACAAGTAATGGAGAGATGTTCAGTTGCAAGCAAATGGTCAAACTAGCAGAGGAGGTTTTCAGCTTACTTGATATAGAAAATGTTAGATGTCAATTGCAATGTGGAAACTTATTTAGCCCTGAAACTATCCAAAGACTTAATAATGGTGCTGTATTGTTAGTTCC TTATGATGCAGATGCCAATCATTCACCATGTTTGAGGAATGGCCACACTGCCCACTGGACCCTGGTTTGTGGAGTCATAATACCTGAAGACCCTGGGGAAAAATATGACATGGACATGGAAAATGTCTTTGTCCTGTGCAAACATGGAAAGTCCAAATACCTAGCTGTATGGGACCTCCGAGATCTAACCCTCAGTAATAGGAACCTCTTTGAGTTCTCACCAAAGAAAGGAGCTGATGGACTGGTCTATATACTACCTGAAGAAGGAATTGGAGGGAAAGATGGTTTAAGGGACcaatttttaatattcgaaGGTTTTTAA